In a single window of the Thamnophis elegans isolate rThaEle1 chromosome 8, rThaEle1.pri, whole genome shotgun sequence genome:
- the LOC116512069 gene encoding lymphocyte antigen 6E-like — MKIYLVVLGLLLLLKNEVSPLTCFTCENQSSNLRCLRFRECSEEEGFCVTAVASYKFGVMTVKKRITKRCSAFCPDLQMVLGFASFGSSCCQQSWCNIWGSLGERNATQ; from the exons ATGAAGATCTACCTTGTCGTTCTTGGCCTGCTGCTTCTGCTTAAAAATGAAG TTTCCCCGCTGACCTGCTTCACCTGTGAAAACCAGTCCAGCAACCTGCGGTGCCTCCGTTTCAGAGAGTGCAGCGAGGAAGAAGGGTTCTGCGTGACCGCCGTGGCCTCGTATAAATTTG GTGTGATGACTGTCAAAAAGAGAATCACCAAGAGATGCTCAGCCTTTTGCCCAGATCTTCAGATGGTGTTGGGCTTTGCTTCATTTGGGAGCTCTTGCTGCCAGCAATCCTGGTGTAATATTTGGGGATCTCTAGGGGAGAGGAATGCCACTCAATGA